The genome window CTGCTCGGGAATGGAGGAAATGGAGCCGATAAACGGAACGTAACCATGATcagaggttgtggtggtctCGACGTCGGTGCTCGTAGAGTCCGTGGCGGTCTCGGTGATTGTGCCGGTGGAAGTGACGGTCTCTGTGACGGTGCCGACCATGTTATCGCCACTGGACAGAGAGCCAGACAAGGGAGGGCCGGCGGTCTGCATGGGGTCATCGCTGTTGAGGGTAGTGACGGTCACAGTGACGGTGACGGACCCGCCAGTGCAGCTCGACTCGGTGGAGCTGAAAGGAGAAGATGGTCAACATTGTAATAAATTTATGGCCACAAAAAGCAATGGCTGCGACCTACGAGATTGCAGTGACTACGGGAACACTGATGGAAGAGGTAGTGCAGAGAGTGCCGGCTTGGACCTCATCACCGCGGGCGACGATGCCATTGCTACCAGCAACTGCGACTGATGTTAGCTATCGAAGGTCGAAGAAAAGATTCAATTTTAAGACCATCACCTACCAACAGGGATAGCACAGAGAGCCAAACCGATCATCGATTTGAGGATGGAGGCACGGTGGCCGATGgttttgagggtggtgaaaaTCATGACGAATATCTCAAGATGGGATAACGAGTGACTGTTTGTGGTGGTTGCAGTTAGTAATGGTGAATGACCAAGTAGATGGGTGACAGGATGGTTGGGTAAAGGTGAGAGTCGCAGGGCAGAAGGAAAACAACGAACTGTTTTGAGGAGAGCCGCGTGCTGCTGAGTTTAGGTGGGGtttgggtgaggtggtgcGAGTGGAAGCAGGGTgcagaaggaggggaggggattATATGGGCAGATGAGGTCGGCAGAATGCTTTGCTGGGCGGGACAGAGCCGCTCCCAGCGAGCTACAGCAGTCGCCCCAACGATGCGGTGGGCGGGATAGAAGACAATAGCATCATACATACCGGATTCTTGACTATTCAAGAACGATGCTGGACAGGATTGTCGGAACAAGAATGCTAGTCACGGAGGCGAAAGAGTGGTTGTGGTGAAATGCCGAGTGGTGAAGAGTTGAAGTTATTGTGgtgaggggagagggaaaggcGGAAATGGATGCTACGACGACAGCAAAATAAACCGGGCAGAGGTCGAAAACAGGGAACCGGTGAATGTCAGCTGGGTCACAGCCACTCAGGGAGCAAGTCAATGGGCAATTTTGTCAACCTGGGATGGAATTAGGGTCGTGGGACCTGATTGGTCAAATAAGGAAAGAGCAAAATAGGGCTATCATCTGAGCTCCAACACCACACGGCCATCACAAAGAGCCGCCATAGACAGGCATGGACAGGTAGGTAGCTCTCGTTGCCCAGGGTCTCGGAAGCCTTCAGACGCTTGGTCACGGAGAAAGACTCCAAGCAGTCGATTCTGAGCTCAACCACACCATTGCCTTGCCGGTCTTGACCTATCTGCCCTCAATTAGTACTGTAAGTTCTATTGAATCAAAGAGAATGGCTACCATGTAAGTGTCATTCACCTGAGGTTTTCTGTTACCTACCCAACCTCTGCAAACGGTGGTGCTGAAACAGAGGTATTTTTAACACAGTAACACAAGAGTTGAAATTCTAAAGCATGTTGTCTTGTCTACAAGGTCCTGATCAAGCGCAGCTTGAAATTGTTGCTAGAACTCAAGGTGACTGGAAGGAGGAAGTCTGTATGCGCAGAAATTCTTCCTTTAGGAACACCCCCTTTTAGCCCCTGATATGCCAAGACCTGAATGGAGCCTCATTCTCAAAACGGCACTCCTCGAGTTTGACGCATAACGTAGACTTCATGAAGAAAATAGAGTGATATCATCTCAGTCACAATGAAGTTGCCCATCGCACCTTCTCATCGGATGTCATCAGCCATTCACTCAGGTTTCGGGTACCTGAGGCAGCAGCGCCAAGACCCACAGGAATTGTTCAACAAAGGAAGTCACGTCCTGATCTCGCCATGCCCACAGTCCATGTACATGTTCAATGTGGTAATAGAGGAGAATGAAGAGAGTCTTTTGTGGAATCCACGATGACTGCATACGAGCTACcaatgatgatgttgatatgGGCCGTTGGGAACGAGATATGATACCAGGAGAGTTCATGATTTGACGATAAACTTTATGCCGCATTCCCGCCACGACTGCTAGGCTGTACTAGGTAGTAGCTCAGGCTGGCATTGAGATTAGGAGGCTAAATGTTGGTTGTATGGTACGTTGTGTGAAAGAGAACTGGAGCTTCCCGCTCGGAGCATAATTATGCCAAGAAATTTTGGCAGCCCCCACGATTTGATGCACACTAAATGTTACGCGCCTGGCATCGCGTACCACAGACCTCAACCACCTTGTCCCTACCCATAATCTCACCGACGAAAACACCATCCCCTACGACGTATGACCCACAACCCACGACGGCACGATCAGCAATAGCGACACTATTCTCATTGGGACTCTGGAGACGACGCCGCTGCGATCCCTCGGCCGTCTCGGTCGAAACAAACCGCGAACCATCTCCAATCGCCAATCGCGAACAGCACTCGATAATTTGCGGTAACACACGCGCGCGTGCTCTGTTTTGCCGTCCCCGCTTCAGAACGTCGGTCGGCCGTCAACAGCACTCCAATCCATCAACACACAGAATCCATCAACACACAGAATCCATCGACCCAGCCGAGTAGTCGGAACTTATCGCGCATCATGGCGCCTCGCCGGAGCGCTGcggaagaggtggaagaggaggaatcCGAGACCGAGCTCGTCGCGCTGCATTTCAACGAGTCGCTGACATGGCGTCCTGGCAAGCCAATTCCCCTCGACAAGCTGCTCAAGCATCTCAACACCCTGTCCaaagagctggaggagctcgaCCAAGAAGTCGTCGACCCAAACTCGTTGACAAAGGTTGCAAAGGAGGTCGCATCACATCAAATACTGAGCCACAAGGACAAGGGTGTACGAGCATATGCCGCTTGCTGTGTTGTTGATATCCTTAGACTATGCGCACCCGATGCGCCTTTTACCCCCACCCAGATGAAGGTATGGGCTGCTGTCTCGGTGGTGTATTTACTGCTGCTAATCTGAAGCTAGGACATTTTTAACGTTACCGTCACATCTATCATTCCAGCCTTGTTCGACCCTTCGAATCCATACAACACACAGCACAAATATGTCCTTAGATCTCTCACCGAAATCAAGAGTGTAGTGCTTTTGCTTGATGTGGACGGCAGCGACAGTCTCCTCCTCGCGCTCTTTTCCAATATATTCGACGGTGTATCAGGGGTCAAGTCAGCTTCGGGAGAGCAAGTGGCAAAGGATGTCGAGTTTAGCATGGCCGAAATGCTCGGGGTGCTGATAGATGAGGCCGCCACTCTTCCAGCAAAGGTCGTGGATATCATCATGGCCCAGTTTCTAAGAGCAGCTGGCCCCGGGGCGGGTAGGAGGAGGCGCGACCATGTGCAAATCGACGACAATCAAGCGACACTCTTGGCCAAGGATGAGCCCGAGGCTTACCAAATAGCCAAGAACTTGTGCCAGACATTCCCCGACAAAATGGCGAGGTTCGTCAGCCAGTATTTCAGTGACGTTATTGTTGACGCTACTTCGTTTGCCGCTAGGCCCGGCGGACATAAGGGagctgatgacgaggatggcgacgagggcCCATCGGGACCCTCTGAATCGGATCTGAAGGAATTGAGCAAGGCACACGATTTGATTCGGGAGTTATGGAAAGCGGCACCTCAGGTTCTCCAAAATGTTGTTCCTCAGGTCGATGCCGAATTATCAGCCGACAATGTGCATTTACGCCAACTGGCAACGGAGACATTGGGAGACATGATATCGGGAATTGGTGCTGCAgggccaccaccgccgccggttCTGGATCCTGCTGCCTACCCACCACTCAGCATGGACGCCGAGGAGAATGTTGAAGTTCAGGGACTGAACACTTTCACCAAGCCACTCTCTGCCATGTCCTTCCCGCAAACACACAGTTTGGTTTTCCACAATTTCCTCAGCAGGAAAAACGACAAAGCCTCAGCCATCAGAGCTGCCTGGACGACGGCAGTAGGATATATTTTGTCAACGTCTGCCGGTGGCATCGGGCTCAGTCGTGAAGACGAGGCTACCCTGATCCAAGGCCTTGGAGAGAAGCTCTCAGACAGCGATGAGAAGGTCAGACTGGCAGCTGTTAAGGCGATCGAGTCATTTGGCTTCCGCGATGTTATTCTCAAGCTGGGGCCCAACGGGGGCGTGTCCAGAGAGGGATCCATTCTGTCAACTCTGGCCGACCGTTGTCGTGACCGAAGACCGGCTGTGAGGGTGGCTGCCATGTCCTTGTTGGGAAAACTTTGGGCCGTTGGAACTGGGGAAGTGCTTGCTGGAAATGAGGCCGTGACTGCAGCGCTCGACGGTGTTCCAAGCCGCATCTACAATGCATTTTATGCCAATGATGCCGAGGTCAATGCCCTGCTGGACCGCGTCATCTTTGAGTGCCTGATCCCTCTGAACTACCCGCCAGCAAAGAAGACCTCCAAGTCTGCGAATGGAAGCTCACAATCAcaggctgctgccgccgccgccgccgccgcggaTGCTGATGCTATCAGAGCAGAGAGGATATTGCTTCTTGTGCGATCTCTCGACCCAATGGCCAAGAaagccttcttcgccttgcAAGCGAGGCAGCCACAGTTCGCCCAGATCCTCGAGACATACATCAAGCAATGCGAGCTGTTCAACGGGGGTGTCATGGATGACAACGCGGACAAGAAACAGGCCAACCTTCACAAGACGGTCCGGTATATCGCGCAGTTCTTGCCAAACTCCCCACAGAGCGTTCAAGATCTGCTGAAATTTGCCAAGGCCAACGATCGGCGGAATCGTGGGCTTGTCAGATACATCATCGGGCAGGAGCATGATTTCAAGACAGTCCACAACGCTCTCAAGGAACTCATCAAGCGGATTCAGGGTGGGAAGGACTCCACAATTCACGAGACACTGCTTCCCATCCTCTACCGATCTGGCCGCTTCATCTTCAACCGCAGCCACTTGGCCACCATCATGGACTACTCCAAGTCTAACAAGGATGGCTTGGGCAGCGCTGCACATGAGGTTTTGAACGAAATCTCACAACGCAACCCTGATCTTTTCAAGACCCACATCGGCCAGCTCTGCAAGGATCTGGTAGATCAGGCGCCTACCGAGAACCGGGAGAACGACCCGTCTGTTGCAGAAACGTTGAAGGCTTGTTCGACATATGCCAGAAAGTATCCAAAGGATGTTCCTATGGACCGGGACTTTGTCCACAGTTTGGTCAGCTTCGCCTTGTATGGCCAACCGCCAAAGGTGGCCAAGCATGCCGTGAATATCCTGCTGTCGAAACAGGACAGCAAGAGCACTGTGTATGCTCAGGATCTTCTTCAGCGCATTTTCAAGGACTGGACGTATGGTTCCAAGCACTTTCTCAACAAGCTCTCGGCCGTGAGCCAGCTCGAGCTCCTTGCCCCGAAGGTTGCCCAGGACGCAGAGGATAAGATCCTCGAAATGATCCAGAAGATCCTTCTCGAGGTGCGAACGGAGGCCGGCGACAAGGACCCAGAGTGGGTGGACGATGCTGAGTTAGAGGAGGAGTGCCAAGCCAAGTGTCTGGCGCTCAAGTCTCTGGCAAACAAGCTGAGGAGCATGGAAGCCGATGAGGCAAAGGAAAACGGAGCCAAGATCTGGAAGATGCTTATTTCGCTGGTTCACAACAAGGGTGAGAtgaccaaaaccaaaaacacACCAAAGCATCACAAATCCCGGCTGCGGCTGCTTGCTGCTCAGCTTATCCTCAAGCTCTGCATTCAGAAGCATTTCGACGAGTTGCTCACCCCTGAAGACTTCAACACGCTGGCCTTGACCACACAGGACGCTGCTCAGGAGGTCCGTCACGGCTTCGTGAGGAAACTGCAGAAGTATCTTGCCGATGACAGGCTGCGGACCCGGTTTTATACCATGATCTTCTCGATGGCCTTTGAGCCCAACGCGGAGTTCAAGTTGAGGACCGAGACTTGGGTTCGGTCAAGAGCGCGGCATTATGAGGGCACACACCAGCATGTGCTCGAGGCTGTTCTCCCCCGTCTCTTCTCGCTCCTTGCGCATCATCCAGACTATAGCTCTGATCCGGATGAGCTGGTTGATCACGCGAGGTATATTCTCTTTTACGTCAGCTTGGTAGCCACTGAGTCCAATTTGGGGTTGCTGTCCAAGTATGCGGAGCGTGCGAAGCAAACACAGGATGCGCTTAATCCGAAGAGCACCGGCCATCGGGTCTTGTGTGACTTGACTCAAGTAATCATTCGCAAAtggcaggagaagaagaactGGACGTTTAATGCCTGGCCTGACAAGGTTGGGCTGCCGAAGGGGCTGTATGGTCCTCTCAA of Podospora pseudopauciseta strain CBS 411.78 chromosome 7 map unlocalized CBS411.78m_7, whole genome shotgun sequence contains these proteins:
- the PDS5 gene encoding Sister chromatid cohesion protein pds5 (COG:D; EggNog:ENOG503NWDV; BUSCO:EOG09262PMC), whose translation is MAPRRSAAEEVEEEESETELVALHFNESLTWRPGKPIPLDKLLKHLNTLSKELEELDQEVVDPNSLTKVAKEVASHQILSHKDKGVRAYAACCVVDILRLCAPDAPFTPTQMKDIFNVTVTSIIPALFDPSNPYNTQHKYVLRSLTEIKSVVLLLDVDGSDSLLLALFSNIFDGVSGVKSASGEQVAKDVEFSMAEMLGVLIDEAATLPAKVVDIIMAQFLRAAGPGAGRRRRDHVQIDDNQATLLAKDEPEAYQIAKNLCQTFPDKMARFVSQYFSDVIVDATSFAARPGGHKGADDEDGDEGPSGPSESDLKELSKAHDLIRELWKAAPQVLQNVVPQVDAELSADNVHLRQLATETLGDMISGIGAAGPPPPPVLDPAAYPPLSMDAEENVEVQGLNTFTKPLSAMSFPQTHSLVFHNFLSRKNDKASAIRAAWTTAVGYILSTSAGGIGLSREDEATLIQGLGEKLSDSDEKVRLAAVKAIESFGFRDVILKLGPNGGVSREGSILSTLADRCRDRRPAVRVAAMSLLGKLWAVGTGEVLAGNEAVTAALDGVPSRIYNAFYANDAEVNALLDRVIFECLIPLNYPPAKKTSKSANGSSQSQAAAAAAAAADADAIRAERILLLVRSLDPMAKKAFFALQARQPQFAQILETYIKQCELFNGGVMDDNADKKQANLHKTVRYIAQFLPNSPQSVQDLLKFAKANDRRNRGLVRYIIGQEHDFKTVHNALKELIKRIQGGKDSTIHETLLPILYRSGRFIFNRSHLATIMDYSKSNKDGLGSAAHEVLNEISQRNPDLFKTHIGQLCKDLVDQAPTENRENDPSVAETLKACSTYARKYPKDVPMDRDFVHSLVSFALYGQPPKVAKHAVNILLSKQDSKSTVYAQDLLQRIFKDWTYGSKHFLNKLSAVSQLELLAPKVAQDAEDKILEMIQKILLEVRTEAGDKDPEWVDDAELEEECQAKCLALKSLANKLRSMEADEAKENGAKIWKMLISLVHNKGEMTKTKNTPKHHKSRLRLLAAQLILKLCIQKHFDELLTPEDFNTLALTTQDAAQEVRHGFVRKLQKYLADDRLRTRFYTMIFSMAFEPNAEFKLRTETWVRSRARHYEGTHQHVLEAVLPRLFSLLAHHPDYSSDPDELVDHARYILFYVSLVATESNLGLLSKYAERAKQTQDALNPKSTGHRVLCDLTQVIIRKWQEKKNWTFNAWPDKVGLPKGLYGPLKSHTEAQEISEKVLVPDEIDEKLDDLLRAMDRKKKRKSTTDGSAESRPAAKKSRVQPKEPRIKEARKIATPKPKKPSKPKKAPSSPKRSAISDANRRRSGRSMAKGNQSYMERDSSEDDEEMLDGVAEWAYENGEEDKEAGSDEEVETGNEGEKGDDENSSELSEPEEVEEDEEEGDVEMTDEKTAEEEMEEEQEVEADDEKEEEAEVEVEEEEEEAPPLAKANGRKGRSAAAATKEKEKTKPAAKEKAPAAAKKQTTLPTRTSGRATRGRAAAA